A portion of the Oncorhynchus nerka isolate Pitt River linkage group LG27, Oner_Uvic_2.0, whole genome shotgun sequence genome contains these proteins:
- the LOC115114975 gene encoding uncharacterized protein LOC115114975, whose protein sequence is MDLGMLLLLLLSSAVCHSAESTYYGGTVRCTVPGYMPPDSKWTGEVQFHYRENGRDRCEQQFSWECTSGYCNGSANRQGPVVQTTDKDQSGQNLWCQSEGHFTRNFTRDQKTQSYTLSDSGCCWGSNVNGKTNWTIHTEVDLGLRVSPGPPTQNTPPVTATVPTLRVPQNCFSTLPLLAYDPDGDDVRCHFPVNVAHPNITLDRVQCTLHATGRLAVGLHVFEVLLQDHPTVDVNMTGYKSNYTRKALNESYANNPTPTPFSRVPLQFAVEIQPALSNCLPGYIRPQFLTPTPSHGDVHHAAVGHLYQLEARVKTAHAKTFDFQVSGPSNMTKKIRDEGFGVTRLFLGWIPQERHLRQNIPICFTAETNESQSEMRCVVVVVAKALALTGEANVLCTENRISIAVSKAYLPGVDMKWLRLADSSCSLTSNQTHIMGTMSLKTCGTKMEDAGDFMVFKNEINSFDAVNATITRRNRINIGFSCRYPKTVSISNYYQIHSSNYMFTESNFGSFGYTFEVFKDSKFTQKVDPSAYPVKVKLMDRLYMGIQAQADLPKVQLLVESCKATPDDGVSSSLFYDLIKDGCLKDETVKVYPGNRTQFYFEVQAFKFTGSYDQVFLTCTVILCEVGNPNSRCDQGCLNKASRRRRRDLPNGETDRHYITQGPFRVVRETQPSADQKTGAGEKTGAAPVVDVEATYFLRSDMGTIVFAGLFIMTLILLTVVVVYVLKKSRAEEHEALIGYD, encoded by the exons GTACAATTCCACTACCGTGAGAATGGCCGGGACAGGTGTGAACAGCAGTTCTCCTGGGAGTGCACCAGCGGCTACTGTAATGGCAGTGCCAACCGACAAGGACCTGTCGTGCAGACCACCGACAAGGACCAGTCCGGCCAAAACCTCTGGTGCCAGTCGGAGGGACACTTCACTAGAAACTTCACTAGGGACCAGAAAACCCAATCCTACACCCTGAG TGACTCAGGTTGCTGTTGGGGCTCCAATGTCAATGGAAAGACCAACTGGACAATACACACCGAGGTGGATTTGGGGTTACGGGTCAGCCCGGGGCCtccaacccaaaacacacctcctgtCACGGCAACTGTCCCAACCCTGCG AGTTCCTCAGAACTGCTtttccactcttcctctcttGGCCTATGACCCGGATGGAGATGACGTGAGGTGCCACTTCCCTGTGAACGTCGCACACCCCAACATTACACTTGACAGG GTCCAGTGCACTCTGCATGCCACGGGCCGGTTGGCTGTAGGGTTGCATGTATTTGAGGTGCTGCTGCAGGACCACCCCACTGTAGACGTCAACATGACGGGATATAAATCAAATTATACCAGAAAGGCCCTGAACGAGTCCTATGCCAATAACCCGACTCCGACCCCGTTCAGCCGCGTGCCCTTGCAGTTTGCCGTGGAGA TCCAGCCAGCTCTATCCAACTGTCTCCCTGGCTACATACGACCACAGTTCTTGACTCCAACACCTTCACATGGGGATGTCCATCATGCCGCTGTGGGTCACCTGTACCAACTGGAAGCCCGAGTAAAAACCGCCCATGCCAA GACATTTGACTTCCAGGTCAGCGGCCCTTCCAACATGACCAAGAAGATCAGGGATGAGGGCTTTGGTGTCACGAGGCTCTTCCTGGGCTGGATCCCGCAGGAAAGACACCTGAGACAAAACATTCCCATCTGTTTCACTGCCGAGACAAACGAGAG CCAGTCAGAGATGAGatgtgtggttgtggtggtggccAAAGCCCTCGCACTTACAG GTGAGGCGAATGTTTTGTGCACAGAGAATAGGATCAGCATCGCCGTGAGCAAGGCCTATCTGCCCGGGGTGGACATGAAGTGGCTGCGGCTAGCCGACTCATCCTGCTCCCTAACCTCCAACCAAACACACATCATGGGCACCATGTCACTCAAAACCTGTGGCACAAAGATGGAG GATGCAGGTGACTTCATGGTGTTCAAAAACGAAATAAACTCCTTCGACGCGGTCAACGCGACCATCACGCGACGTAACCGGATCAACATCGGCTTCTCCTGCCGGTATCCCAAGACCGTCAGCATTTCCAACTATTACCAGATCCACAGCTCCAACTACATGTTCACAGAGTCCAACTTTGGTAGCTTCGGCTACACCTTTGAGGTCTTCAAGGACAGTAAGTTCACCCAGAAGGTGGATCCCAGTGCTTACCCAGTGAAGGTGAAGCTAATGGACAGGCTGTACATGGGCATCCAGGCCCAGGCCGATCTGCCCAAGGTACAGCTGTTGGTGGAGTCTTGCAAAGCCACTCCGGATGACGGCGTCAGCAGCAGTCTCTTCTATGACCTCATCAAAGACGG GTGTCTAAAGGACGAGACAGTCAAGGTTTATCCCGGGAACCGAACCCAGTTCTACTTTGAGGTCCAGGCCTTCAAATTCACTGGGAGCTACGACCAG GTGTTCCTCACCTGTACCGTcatcctgtgtgaggtaggaaaCCCCAACTCTAGGTGTGACCAGGGCTGCCTGAACAAAGCCTCGCGGAGGCGCAGGCGAGATCTCCCcaacggagagacagacaggcactaCATTACCCAGGGTCCTTTCCGTGTGGTCAGAGAGACCCAGCCCAGTGCAGACCAGAAGACAGGTGCAGGTGAAAAGACCGGTGCAG CTCCTGTTGTAGATGTGGAAGCTACATATTTTCTCAGATCGGACATGGGAACCATAGTCTTCGCCGGGCTGTTCATCATGACCTTGATTCTGCTGACAGTGGTCGTGGTCTATGTTTTGAAGAAGAGCAGAGCTGAAGAACACGAGGCTCTCATTGGATATGATTAG